Below is a genomic region from Prosthecobacter vanneervenii.
CGAGGCGAACAAGCTGGCGCAGGAGGAATATGCGGCGGGGTTTGAGCTGCCTGAGGTGTAGTGGCAGGGAGGGGCGGATGTGTTACCGCTGGCTCTCTCCTGCTGCGGGGTGGCGGGGTAACGCTGCTGGTGGACGCGGTGTTGGAAGAGGGCGATGGGTTTGCTTCCGAATTTGTGGGGCAGAACCCAGGGCGGCGCTCGCCCAGGCTCGCTTGCCCTGGGCTATACTATGTCGCCCCTTTGGGGCTGGGGAGGCATAGTTAAAAGGGATGGCTCCGTGTTTGATGGGGCGTGTGATTAGAAGGGAATGAACGCTGGATTCTGAGAGGGGGATGATGGTTTGTACATCAGCAGGCTTGCGAGCCGCACAGAGGATTGCCTTCGGCTGGCTTCGCGTTGTGCGGACCACTATGCTGGCGCCCTCGCGGGACATCGTTGTGCTTTTGATTATCGCTTTGACCCTTTGTCTCGTCGGATTCTATCAGTGCCTATTCTCTCAGCGGAGTGTGTGCTGACGGCGGAAGTCTTTGGGGGACATGCCGACGACTTGTTTGAAGCGGCGGGAGAAGTGGAAGGCATCGTGGAAGCCGAGGTCGTCGGCGATGCGGGCGAGAGTGTGGGTGCTTTCGAGAAGGCGGGAGCAAGCGCGCAGAACGATGGCGTCGGCGCGGAATTCGCCGGGGCTTTTGCCGGTCATGTGCACGAAGCGTTTGCGGAAGGCGCTGTAGGACATGCCGAGGTCTGCGGCGATCTGCTCCAGCGAGGGAGAGCCGAGCCTGCCACGGGCGAGCATGCGCTCGGCGGTCTCACGCCACTGCATGGTTTCCGTGGTCTGGTGCCGTGTGTCATCCTGCTGAAGCGCATCTGCCAGCCACTGCTGAAAGTGGCAGAGGCGGGAAAGAGGTGTCTGAGGTGGTGTGTCGGATGGTGGCTGGAGGATGCGGCGGAGCCGGTCAGTCCAGTAAGGTAAGGGGCTGAGCTCCAGCACGCGGCTGCGCTCTCCGGGGAATCCGGCGGACTGCCAGGCATCGAACACGCTGCCATTGAACCAGAGGAAGAGCTCGCTCCAGCGCACGCCGTTTTGCGGGCCGTAGCTTTGATTGATGCCGGGCTTTGACCACACGAGCGTGCCGGGCTGTAGTGTGCAGCGGACGCCGGTGTCGTCCATGTAGTCGGCGGTGCCTTCGAGTGTGAGCACGAGGAGGTAATTGGGCGTGGGACGCAGGTAGTGCGGCGGTGGTGCGTGTGCGTAGGTGGCCTGGCTGTTCCACTTGGTGCCTGCGTAAACGACCTGTCCCAGATCGCAGTGCACGGGCCGTGTGGCGTTCACATTCCAGGGGCCGGGAATGTTGAAATAGAGGTTGGGGTCGTGCTCTGAGGCCATGTCAAAATATGCATGAAATAGGCCAGATGTTCAATTTAGAGAGGTGTGGAATGGTCGTATTGATGTGACAGACCATCTATGCCAGCCGAATCTCAGTCTGAGCCGCGCTCATGCCATCCACTGAAATCTGCAGCCAATGCAGCGCTGTGGGTGTGTGGCTGGATGACTGCGTCTGGGCAGATGCTGCTGGCGGCGGATTACGTGAAGGACATCAAGCCGCTGCTCAAAGAGCGCTGCATATCGTGCCATGGGACAGTGAAGCAGAAGGGCGACTTGAGATTGGATGCGGGGGCTTTGATTCCGAAGGAGTCTCATGAAGCGCTGCTGGAACGCATTGTATCCAATGATGAGGATGAGCGCATGCCGCCGGAAGGCAAGAGGCTGAGCGTGGAGCAGATCGAGTTGCTGAAGCAATGGATTGCGGAGGGTGCGCCGTTTCCGAAAGAAGAGGTGATTCCGAAGAAGCCTTCGGAGCATTGGTCATTCCAGCCTGTGCGGCGTGTGGTGGTGCCGGAGTCGGCGTACCAAAATCCGATTGATGCGTTTGTATTTGGCAAGGCGGAGGCTGCGGCAAAGGCGAGTCCGCAGGCGCTGCTGCGTCGGGTGCATCTGGATCTGATGGGGCTGCCGCCGACGGTGGAGGAGCAGGAGAGGTTTTCTCGATCTGGAGAGCTGAACGCGGTGGTGGATGATCTGCTCAAGCGACCGGAATATGGCGAGCGCTGGGCAAGGCACTGGCTGGATGTGGTGCGCTATGCGGACAGCAATGGCTATGAGCGTGATGCAGAGAAGCCCTTTGTGTGGCGCTACCGAGACTATGTGATCGAGGCGCTCAATGCTGACAAGCCTTACAACCGCTTTGTGATGGAGCAGCTGGCGGGTGACGAACTGCCGGAGCGAACTTTGGAGTCGGTGATCGCCACTGGGTTTCTGAGACTGGGGCACTGGGATGATGAGCCGGCTGATCCCGCAGCGGACCGGTATGACCAGCTGGATGACATCGTGAGCACCATGGGGCAGGCGTTTCTAGGACTGACGATCGGCTGTGCGCGATGCCATGATCACAAGTTTGAGCCGCTGGCCACGCGTGATTACTACAGTCTGGTGGCGGTGTTTAATCCGCTGCAGCGTCCGGCGAAGGGGCGCAAGGAGCTGACGGTGGCTGTGGATGGAACAGAGGTCTATGCGTGGGACGAGCCGTCAGCGAAAGCACCGGAAACGCATGTGCTGGTGCGTGGGTCGCCCACACGGTTTGGCGATTTGGTCGGGCCTGCGGTGCCTGCCATCCTGGTCAAAGAGCAGCCATTGTTTGCGGCTTCAAGTGACAAGACCACACAGCGGCGTCTGGGGCTGGCGCGCTGGATGGCGAGTGAGCAGAACCCACTGACGGCACGAGTGATGGTGAACCGAATCTGGCAGCAGCATTTTGGCCAGGGGCTGGTGAGCACGGCGAATGACTTTGGTCTTATGGGCGCGGCTCCTTCTAATCCGGAATTGCTCGACTGGCTGGCGCACTGGTTCATGCATGATGCGGGGTGGTCGCTGAAGAAGCTGCATCGTCTCATCCTGACCAGCAGGGCGTGGCAGATGGGAAGATCATCCGAGGCGCTGATGCGGTATCGGCGGCTGGAGGTGGAGGCCATCCGGGACTCAATGCTGGCGGTGAGCGGCAGGCTGAATCCGAAGCGATTTGGACCCGCGATGAAGCCCGGCATTTCGCAGGCGGCGCTGGAGGCGAATACGGACAAGGACAAAGTCTGGAAGGTGTCGGATGAGGCCGAGGCCTCACGGCGCAGCATCTATGCCTTTATCAAGCGCGGGCTCGTGGTACCGATGTTTGAGACGCTGGATCTTGCAGACACCGTGAGCAGCTGCCCGCAGCGGCAGGTGACCACGGTGGCACCGCAGGCGCTGAGCTTGTTCAACGGTGAGTTTGTGAACGAGCAGGCGCGGCACTTTGCGGGGCGCCTCAGGCGGGAGGCGGGAGATGATGCGGCGAGGCAGATCGAGCTGGCGTGGAAGCTGGCGCTATGCCGGGAGCCCACGGGCGATGAGATGGCGAAGATGCGTGTGTTTTTGCAGGAGCAGCCGCTGGAGCAGGCGTGCCGGGTGATTTTGAATCTGAACGAGTTTGTTTATCCGGAGTGAAGACCATGAACCGATCTCTCACACGACGTGAATACCTGATGCGTGCCACCGGCGGCTTTGCCGGGCTGGCGCTGGCGGATCTGCTGGCTGCGGATGCGATGGCGGCATCGCCGCTGGCGGAGAAGAGGCCGCATTTTCCGGCGAAGGCGAAGCACTGCGTGTTTCTCTTTATGAACGGCGGGCCGAGCCAGGTGGACACGTTTGATCCGAAGCCGGCGCTGAAGAAGTACCATGGCATGCCCTACACTGGGGATGCGAAGGTGGGATCGAACGGACGTGCGGTGGGGCATCTGATGCAGTCGCCGTTTGAGTTTAAGAAGCATGGGCAGAGCGGGCTGGAGATCAGCAGCCTGTTTCCTCATGTGGCGATGCATGCGGATGACCTGTGCGTGATTCGCTCCATGCATGCAGATACGGCGGCACATGCCTCGGGCTGTCTGCAAATGAACACGGGCAGCATCTTCATCGGTAAGCCGAGCCTGGGCTCGTGGCTGAACTATGGGCTGGGTTCGGCGAATCAAGATCTGCCGGGGTTTGTGGTGATGACGGACCCGCGTGGCGGACCCATCGGCAGTGCGTCGAACTGGACGGCGGGCTACATGCCTGCGGCGTATCAGGGCACGCTTTTTCGCAGCGGAGGGCCGCCGCTGCTGGATCTGGCCACGCCGGAAGGGACGAGCGAGCGGACGCAACGGCGCAGCCTGGACCTGCTGAAGTCTTTGAACGAGACGCACCTCATGCGGCACCCCGAGGAGACGGAGCTGATGGCGCGCATTGAATCCTATGAGCTGGCCTACCGCATGCAGACGGAGGCGATGAGCGTGGTGGATCTGGAGAATGAAGATGCGGCGACGCGCGAGATGTACGGACTCAATGACAAGCGCACGGCGGATTTTGGCCGCAAGTGCCTGATCACGCGCAAGCTGATCGAGAAAGGGGTGCGATTCATCCAGTTGTACTCGGGAGGCGGGCATATCGAGGACACCTGGGACGGGCATAATGACTGCATTACCAACCACACGCTGCATGCGGGAGAGACGGACCAGCCGATTGCCGCGCTGATTGCGGATCTGAAGCGAACCGGGCTGTGGGATGAGACGCTGCTGGTGTGGGGCGGGGAGTTTGGCCGCACGCCGACGAGTGAGGGCGTGGGCAAGCCGGGGCGAGATCACGACTGGCATGGCTTCTCCATGTGGCTGGCCGGTGCCGGGGTGAAGGGCGGGCAGGCCATCGGAGCGACGGATGAGCTGGGATTCAAGGCGGTGGAGGAGCGCTGCCATGTGAGTGATCTGCATGCGACGATCCTGCATCTGATGGGCATTGATCATTCGCGGCTGAGTTATCTGCATCAGGGACTGGCGCAGCGGCTGACGGGGGTGGAGGATCGCAGGGTGATCGCGAAGGCGCTGGCGTGAGCAGGTGGAAAAAAATCCAGGGGCTGAGATGAGGTTTTGTTTGATCAAACGGCCTGCGTGGTGCGTTTGCATAGGTCCCTTCCCATGAAACGCCTTGTGCCGTTCCTTTTCATTGCCCTCGTCAGCCTTCGCGCTGAGACGCCCAAACCCATCGCCTCGGTTTTGCAGCCGTATGTGGATGACAAGGTGCTGGCGGGAGCGGTGACGATGGTGGCGGACAAGGACAAGGTGGTGGATGTGACGACGGTGGGCTGGGCGGATATCGCAGCGAAGAAGCCGATGGCGAAGGATGCGATCTTCTGGATCGCGTCGATGAGCAAGCCGATCACGGCGACGGCCTTCATGATGCTGGTGGACGAGGGGAAGGTGTCTCTGGATGATCCGGTGGAAAAATACCTGCCGGAATTCAAAGGGCAGATGGTCGTGGCGGAGAAGGATGGGGAGCATGTGCTGCTGAAGAAGCCGAAGCATCCGATCACGGTGCGCAATGTGTTGAGCCATACGAGCGGGCTGGCCTTTAAGTCGGCGGTGGAAAATCCCACACTGGACATGCTGCCGCTGCGGGTGGCGGTGCTGAGCTATGCAGCGGCACCGCTGCAGTTTGAGCCAGATACGAAATACCAGTATGCGAATGCGGGCATCAACACTGCGGCACGCATCATCGAGGTGGTGTCTGGAATGAGCTACGAGGACTTCATGCAGCAGCGGCTCTTTGCGCCGCTGGGGATGGTGGACACGACCTTTTGGCCCAGCGAAGAGCAGGAAAAGCGCATCGCGACTTCCTACAAGGCGAACGAGGGCAAGACGGATCTGGAGGCCACGACGGTGGGGCAACTGCACTACCCGCTGCACGAGCGCATACGCCAGCCGATGCCAGCGGGCGGGCTTTTCAGCACGGCGGCGGATGTGGTGAAGTTTTGCCAGATGCTGCTCAATGGCGGGCAGCTGAACGGGAAGCGCTATATTTCGGAGGCGGCACTGAAGCAGCTGCAGACAAAGCAGACCGCCGAGGGGTTGAACGCTTACAGCCTGGGGTATCAGCTCAATGGCAGCGCGTTTGGTCACGGGGGTGCCTATTCCACCAACATGTCCATCGATCCGGCCAAGGGCATCGCGACTGTCTTTATGGTGCAGAATGCGGGCTGGAGAACCGACGAGGGGAGGAAGATTCTGCCCGCATTTCAAAAAGCCGCTGCGGACCGTTTTGCCAAACCCTGATCTCTTTCCAATCCACGATTATGAAATCACCTGCCATTCTGACACTGATTCTTGCTGCGTCTTTGAACGCACAGACACCTGCTCCAGCGACGAAACCTGCTGCTGTGCCTACTGAGAAGCCTGCCACGCCGAAGAGGGCGCCGACGCTCGCTAATGTGCCGTATGGTGCGCATGAGAGGCAGGTGCTCGATTTTTACAAAGCGGACGCTGTGAAGCCCACACCGCTGCTGTTTTTCATCCACGGCGGCGGCTGGGTGGCGGGGGACAAATCCAAGGTGGGCGAGCTGGAGGCCTGCCTGAAGGCGGGGATTTCCGTGGTATCGATCAACTATCGCTACTCGTGGCAGGCGCAGCTGGCGGGTGTGATGCCGCCGGTGCAGTGGCCGCTGGAGGATGCGGCGCGTGCGCTGCAGTTTGTGCGCAGCAAGGCGGGAGAGTGGAACATCGACAAGCAGCGCATCGGTGCGAGCGGCGGCTCGGCGGGTGCGTGCAGCAGCCTGTATCTGGCCTTTCACGACGACATGGCCGATCCGAAGAGCAGCGATCCCATTGCACGTGAGTCCACACGCCTCTGGTGCGCAGCGGTGAGCGGCGCGCAGACCTCGCTGGACCCGAAGCAGCTCAAGGAGTGGACGCCGAACAGCCGCTATGGTGGCCATGCCTTTGGGTTTATGGACCCGAACG
It encodes:
- a CDS encoding AraC family transcriptional regulator, which encodes MASEHDPNLYFNIPGPWNVNATRPVHCDLGQVVYAGTKWNSQATYAHAPPPHYLRPTPNYLLVLTLEGTADYMDDTGVRCTLQPGTLVWSKPGINQSYGPQNGVRWSELFLWFNGSVFDAWQSAGFPGERSRVLELSPLPYWTDRLRRILQPPSDTPPQTPLSRLCHFQQWLADALQQDDTRHQTTETMQWRETAERMLARGRLGSPSLEQIAADLGMSYSAFRKRFVHMTGKSPGEFRADAIVLRACSRLLESTHTLARIADDLGFHDAFHFSRRFKQVVGMSPKDFRRQHTLR
- a CDS encoding DUF1553 domain-containing protein, whose amino-acid sequence is MPAESQSEPRSCHPLKSAANAALWVCGWMTASGQMLLAADYVKDIKPLLKERCISCHGTVKQKGDLRLDAGALIPKESHEALLERIVSNDEDERMPPEGKRLSVEQIELLKQWIAEGAPFPKEEVIPKKPSEHWSFQPVRRVVVPESAYQNPIDAFVFGKAEAAAKASPQALLRRVHLDLMGLPPTVEEQERFSRSGELNAVVDDLLKRPEYGERWARHWLDVVRYADSNGYERDAEKPFVWRYRDYVIEALNADKPYNRFVMEQLAGDELPERTLESVIATGFLRLGHWDDEPADPAADRYDQLDDIVSTMGQAFLGLTIGCARCHDHKFEPLATRDYYSLVAVFNPLQRPAKGRKELTVAVDGTEVYAWDEPSAKAPETHVLVRGSPTRFGDLVGPAVPAILVKEQPLFAASSDKTTQRRLGLARWMASEQNPLTARVMVNRIWQQHFGQGLVSTANDFGLMGAAPSNPELLDWLAHWFMHDAGWSLKKLHRLILTSRAWQMGRSSEALMRYRRLEVEAIRDSMLAVSGRLNPKRFGPAMKPGISQAALEANTDKDKVWKVSDEAEASRRSIYAFIKRGLVVPMFETLDLADTVSSCPQRQVTTVAPQALSLFNGEFVNEQARHFAGRLRREAGDDAARQIELAWKLALCREPTGDEMAKMRVFLQEQPLEQACRVILNLNEFVYPE
- a CDS encoding DUF1501 domain-containing protein, translated to MNRSLTRREYLMRATGGFAGLALADLLAADAMAASPLAEKRPHFPAKAKHCVFLFMNGGPSQVDTFDPKPALKKYHGMPYTGDAKVGSNGRAVGHLMQSPFEFKKHGQSGLEISSLFPHVAMHADDLCVIRSMHADTAAHASGCLQMNTGSIFIGKPSLGSWLNYGLGSANQDLPGFVVMTDPRGGPIGSASNWTAGYMPAAYQGTLFRSGGPPLLDLATPEGTSERTQRRSLDLLKSLNETHLMRHPEETELMARIESYELAYRMQTEAMSVVDLENEDAATREMYGLNDKRTADFGRKCLITRKLIEKGVRFIQLYSGGGHIEDTWDGHNDCITNHTLHAGETDQPIAALIADLKRTGLWDETLLVWGGEFGRTPTSEGVGKPGRDHDWHGFSMWLAGAGVKGGQAIGATDELGFKAVEERCHVSDLHATILHLMGIDHSRLSYLHQGLAQRLTGVEDRRVIAKALA
- a CDS encoding serine hydrolase domain-containing protein — translated: MKRLVPFLFIALVSLRAETPKPIASVLQPYVDDKVLAGAVTMVADKDKVVDVTTVGWADIAAKKPMAKDAIFWIASMSKPITATAFMMLVDEGKVSLDDPVEKYLPEFKGQMVVAEKDGEHVLLKKPKHPITVRNVLSHTSGLAFKSAVENPTLDMLPLRVAVLSYAAAPLQFEPDTKYQYANAGINTAARIIEVVSGMSYEDFMQQRLFAPLGMVDTTFWPSEEQEKRIATSYKANEGKTDLEATTVGQLHYPLHERIRQPMPAGGLFSTAADVVKFCQMLLNGGQLNGKRYISEAALKQLQTKQTAEGLNAYSLGYQLNGSAFGHGGAYSTNMSIDPAKGIATVFMVQNAGWRTDEGRKILPAFQKAAADRFAKP
- a CDS encoding alpha/beta hydrolase, whose protein sequence is MKSPAILTLILAASLNAQTPAPATKPAAVPTEKPATPKRAPTLANVPYGAHERQVLDFYKADAVKPTPLLFFIHGGGWVAGDKSKVGELEACLKAGISVVSINYRYSWQAQLAGVMPPVQWPLEDAARALQFVRSKAGEWNIDKQRIGASGGSAGACSSLYLAFHDDMADPKSSDPIARESTRLWCAAVSGAQTSLDPKQLKEWTPNSRYGGHAFGFMDPNERKTRDTRFAEFLEKRESVLKWIKMYSPYELVSKDDPPVYLYYTSVPGIGQEQKDPTHTSNYGVKLQEHCRAIGDECELVYPGAPELKHKSIAEFLIETLKK